From a single Pseudomonas triticicola genomic region:
- a CDS encoding amidohydrolase yields the protein MSADLILFNGQFHTVDREKPLASAVAIKDGRFVAVGNDAEAMALKGSATQVVDMKGRCVIPGLNDSHLHLIRGGLNYNLELRWEGVPSLADALRMLKDQADRTPTPQWVRVVGGWNEFQFAEKRMPTLEEINQAAPDTPVFILHLYDRALLNRAALRVAGYTRDTPNPPGGEIVRDSNGNPTGMLVARPNAMILYSTLAKGPKLPLEYQVNSTRQFMRELNRLGLTSAIDAGGGFQNYPDDYQVIEQLAKDDQLTVRIAYNLFTQKPKEELTDFQNWTGSVKLHQGDDYLRHNGAGEMLVFSAADFEDFLEPRPDLPQTMEQELEPVVRHLVEQRWPFRLHATYNESISRMLDVFEKVNRDIPFNGLPWFFDHAETITPQNIERVKALGGGIAIQDRMAFQGEYFVDRYGKQAAEATPPIKRMLAEGVPVGAGTDATRVSSYNPWTSLYWMVSGRTVGGLALYEEGLPRSTALELFTHGSAWFSSEQGKKGQIRVGQLADLAALSADFFSVEEEAIKWIESVMTVVGGKIVYAAGDFEDLGPRSIPVLPDWSPVVKVPGHWRPNSPLQAQVHQCSGPCAVHTHSHEKARMSNAPVSDFAGFWGAFGCSCFAF from the coding sequence ATGAGCGCCGATCTGATTTTATTCAATGGCCAGTTTCATACCGTAGACCGGGAAAAACCACTGGCCAGTGCGGTGGCGATCAAGGACGGCCGCTTCGTTGCCGTCGGTAACGATGCCGAGGCCATGGCTCTCAAAGGCAGCGCCACACAAGTGGTCGACATGAAGGGCCGCTGCGTCATCCCTGGCCTCAACGACTCGCACTTGCACCTGATTCGCGGCGGTCTGAACTACAACCTCGAACTGCGCTGGGAAGGTGTGCCATCGCTCGCCGACGCGCTGCGTATGCTCAAGGACCAGGCTGATCGCACGCCGACCCCGCAGTGGGTGCGCGTGGTCGGTGGCTGGAACGAATTCCAGTTCGCCGAAAAACGCATGCCGACCCTGGAAGAAATCAACCAGGCCGCGCCGGATACTCCGGTGTTCATCCTGCACCTCTACGACCGTGCGCTGCTCAACCGCGCTGCCCTGCGCGTGGCCGGCTACACCCGCGACACGCCGAACCCGCCGGGCGGCGAGATCGTGCGCGACAGCAACGGCAACCCGACCGGCATGTTGGTCGCGCGGCCGAACGCGATGATTCTCTACTCGACCCTGGCCAAAGGGCCGAAGCTGCCGCTGGAATATCAGGTCAACTCGACCCGCCAGTTCATGCGCGAACTCAATCGCCTCGGCCTGACCAGTGCGATCGACGCCGGCGGTGGTTTCCAGAACTATCCGGACGATTACCAGGTGATCGAACAACTGGCCAAAGACGACCAGTTGACCGTACGCATCGCCTACAACCTGTTCACCCAGAAGCCGAAAGAAGAACTGACCGATTTCCAGAACTGGACCGGCAGCGTCAAGCTGCATCAGGGCGACGATTACCTGCGCCACAACGGCGCCGGCGAAATGCTGGTGTTCTCCGCCGCCGACTTCGAAGACTTCCTCGAACCGCGTCCGGACCTGCCGCAGACCATGGAACAGGAGCTGGAACCGGTGGTGCGCCACCTGGTCGAGCAGCGCTGGCCGTTCCGTCTGCACGCCACGTACAACGAATCGATCAGCCGTATGCTCGATGTGTTCGAGAAGGTCAATCGCGACATTCCGTTCAACGGTCTGCCGTGGTTCTTCGACCACGCTGAAACCATCACCCCGCAAAACATCGAGCGCGTGAAAGCGCTGGGCGGCGGTATCGCGATTCAGGATCGCATGGCGTTCCAGGGCGAATACTTCGTCGATCGCTACGGCAAACAAGCTGCCGAAGCCACGCCACCGATCAAGCGCATGCTCGCCGAAGGCGTGCCGGTTGGCGCTGGCACCGACGCCACCCGCGTGTCCAGCTACAACCCGTGGACCTCGCTGTACTGGATGGTCAGCGGCCGTACCGTTGGCGGTCTGGCGTTGTACGAAGAAGGTTTGCCACGCAGCACCGCGCTGGAACTGTTCACCCACGGCAGCGCCTGGTTCTCTTCGGAGCAGGGCAAGAAGGGCCAGATCCGCGTCGGCCAACTGGCAGACCTGGCGGCACTGAGCGCGGACTTCTTCAGCGTTGAAGAAGAAGCGATCAAGTGGATCGAGTCGGTGATGACCGTGGTCGGCGGCAAGATCGTCTACGCCGCCGGCGACTTCGAAGACCTCGGCCCGCGCTCGATTCCGGTGCTGCCGGACTGGTCGCCGGTAGTCAAAGTCCCGGGCCACTGGCGCCCGAACTCGCCGTTGCAAGCGCAGGTTCACCAGTGCAGCGGGCCGTGCGCCGTGCACACCCACAGCCATGAAAAAGCGCGGATGTCGAATGCACCGGTCAGCGATTTCGCCGGTTTCTGGGGCGCGTTCGGCTGTTCCTGCTTCGCGTTCTGA
- a CDS encoding antibiotic biosynthesis monooxygenase, producing the protein MPEVLNSQAPGADETVTLIIKHSVKTGFESAYEAWLRNIVRVAGQREGHLGVDVVRGKRGRLDFYTCVLRFSSTEAMQGWLESSERQALVAEAAPMLADGDQTEVAPVNEFWFTPLAEAGSPPPRWKQAVVTLLVILPHTLLVPLIWGPLLALHPFLSNYVVATFLITLTIVLSVVYVVMPPVTRLFTPWLEASQAHEHLDSQETSPR; encoded by the coding sequence ATGCCTGAAGTCCTCAATTCACAAGCACCGGGGGCCGATGAGACCGTCACGTTGATCATCAAGCACTCGGTCAAAACCGGTTTCGAATCGGCGTATGAAGCATGGCTGCGCAACATCGTGCGCGTCGCCGGCCAGCGCGAAGGGCATTTGGGTGTGGACGTGGTGCGCGGCAAGCGCGGGCGTCTGGATTTCTACACGTGCGTATTGCGCTTCAGCTCCACCGAAGCGATGCAGGGCTGGCTGGAATCCTCCGAGCGTCAGGCGCTGGTGGCTGAAGCCGCACCGATGCTGGCCGATGGCGATCAGACCGAAGTCGCGCCGGTCAATGAATTCTGGTTCACACCGCTGGCCGAAGCCGGCTCGCCACCGCCGCGCTGGAAGCAGGCCGTTGTCACCCTGTTGGTGATTCTGCCGCACACCCTGCTGGTGCCGCTGATCTGGGGCCCGCTGCTGGCGCTGCATCCGTTTCTGTCCAACTACGTGGTCGCCACGTTCCTGATCACCCTGACCATCGTCCTCTCGGTGGTCTACGTGGTGATGCCGCCGGTTACCCGTTTGTTCACCCCGTGGCTGGAAGCCAGCCAGGCCCATGAACACCTCGATTCCCAAGAAACCTCGCCGCGTTGA
- a CDS encoding DoxX family protein — MIATRDEQARDIGLLFLRVSGGLFLLWVHGLPKLLDFTAQLQLIEDPFHLGAHLTLILAIFAEVLCPLLIVAGVLARLACLPILFVLLVALLVVHPQWSVAEGQFGWLLLILFTTVLIAGPGRLAIPVRLPGVLRYA, encoded by the coding sequence ATGATTGCTACGAGGGATGAACAGGCGCGCGACATCGGGTTGCTGTTCCTGCGGGTCAGCGGCGGGTTGTTTCTGTTGTGGGTGCACGGCTTGCCGAAGTTGCTGGACTTCACCGCGCAGCTGCAACTGATCGAAGACCCGTTCCATCTTGGCGCCCATCTGACGCTGATCCTGGCGATCTTCGCCGAAGTCCTCTGCCCGTTGCTGATCGTCGCCGGTGTGCTGGCGCGTTTGGCCTGCTTGCCTATTCTCTTTGTACTGCTCGTGGCGCTGCTGGTCGTGCATCCGCAATGGAGTGTGGCTGAGGGGCAGTTTGGCTGGTTGCTGTTGATTCTTTTCACCACCGTATTGATCGCCGGGCCCGGACGGCTGGCGATTCCTGTTCGTTTGCCCGGAGTGCTGCGTTATGCCTGA
- a CDS encoding LysR family transcriptional regulator, translating to MNRNDLRRVDMNLLVIFEALMFEKNLTRVAEKLFMGQPAVSAALGRLRDLFDDPLLLRNGRGMEPTARALAILKELQPAMDVISGAVSRAKEFEPASSCDVFRIGLSDDAEFGLFPPLLRQLQQEAPGIVVVVRRANYLLMPALLASGEISVGVSYTTDLPANAKRKKLRDIPCKVLRGDDRPGPLTLDEYCARPHAMVSFSGDLSGNIDLDLAKIGRCRRVVLGVPQFSGLRALLAGTEMIATVPDYAACALVEGCALRAEDPPFPIDAAQLSMAWSGVHDNDPAEKWLRSRISQFMAAPLNIPAL from the coding sequence ATGAACCGTAACGATCTGCGCCGCGTCGACATGAACCTGCTGGTGATTTTCGAAGCGTTGATGTTCGAAAAGAACCTGACCCGCGTTGCCGAAAAACTGTTCATGGGCCAGCCAGCGGTCAGTGCTGCGCTGGGGCGCTTGCGTGATCTGTTCGACGATCCGTTGCTGCTGCGCAACGGTCGCGGTATGGAACCGACGGCGCGGGCGCTGGCGATCCTCAAGGAGCTGCAACCGGCGATGGACGTGATTTCCGGCGCAGTCAGCCGCGCCAAGGAATTCGAACCGGCGAGCAGTTGTGATGTGTTTCGCATCGGACTGTCGGACGACGCCGAGTTCGGTCTGTTTCCGCCGCTGTTGCGCCAGCTTCAGCAGGAGGCGCCGGGGATTGTCGTGGTGGTACGCCGCGCCAACTACCTGTTGATGCCGGCGCTGTTGGCCTCTGGCGAAATCTCCGTGGGCGTCAGCTACACCACGGATCTGCCGGCCAATGCCAAGCGCAAGAAGCTGCGTGATATTCCCTGCAAAGTGCTGCGCGGCGACGACCGTCCGGGGCCGCTGACGCTGGACGAATATTGCGCGCGTCCGCATGCAATGGTGTCGTTCTCCGGTGATCTGAGCGGCAATATCGACCTGGATCTGGCCAAGATCGGCCGCTGCCGCCGGGTGGTTCTTGGTGTGCCGCAGTTCAGCGGCTTGCGCGCCTTGCTCGCCGGTACCGAGATGATCGCCACGGTGCCGGATTACGCCGCCTGTGCCTTGGTCGAAGGCTGCGCCCTGCGTGCCGAAGACCCGCCATTCCCGATCGATGCCGCGCAATTGTCGATGGCGTGGAGCGGGGTGCACGACAACGACCCGGCAGAGAAATGGCTGCGCTCGCGGATCAGCCAGTTCATGGCGGCGCCGCTGAATATTCCGGCGCTTTAA
- a CDS encoding MBL fold metallo-hydrolase yields MKAATTLAVMLAMSGAMAQAPQVGTQAPGYFRLAVGDYEVTALFDGYNDLSPKLLQGMSQSEIRALLARRSIETPGVQTAFNAFLVNTGTQLILVDTGAGQCIGATAGQLSANMQAAGYKPEQVDTILLTHLHLDHVCGLVDAEKKPLFANATVYAAKAEADYWLDPAALAKAPAGAKEFFKIAQDSTAPYVAAGRFKTFAAGQSPLPGLVEATLEAGHTPGSTTYRFTSQQQSIVFMGDLVHNLAVQFLHPEVSIGFDVNSQQAIASRQAVFSAAAASKTWVTAAHLPFPGIGHIAAEGKHFQWVPVEYGPYKRAAKVPLIE; encoded by the coding sequence ATGAAAGCAGCAACGACCCTGGCGGTCATGCTGGCAATGTCCGGCGCGATGGCGCAGGCGCCGCAGGTGGGCACTCAGGCGCCGGGTTATTTCCGCTTGGCGGTGGGCGATTACGAAGTCACCGCGTTGTTCGACGGTTACAACGATTTGTCGCCGAAGTTGTTGCAGGGCATGAGCCAGAGTGAGATTCGCGCGCTGCTCGCACGCCGTTCGATTGAAACCCCGGGCGTGCAGACGGCGTTCAATGCCTTTCTGGTCAACACCGGCACGCAACTGATTCTGGTCGACACCGGCGCAGGGCAGTGCATCGGCGCCACCGCAGGCCAACTCTCGGCCAACATGCAGGCCGCCGGTTACAAGCCTGAGCAGGTCGACACAATTTTGCTGACCCACCTGCACCTCGATCACGTCTGTGGTCTGGTCGATGCAGAGAAGAAGCCGCTGTTCGCCAATGCCACCGTCTATGCGGCCAAGGCAGAGGCCGATTACTGGCTTGATCCGGCAGCACTGGCCAAGGCTCCGGCGGGAGCCAAAGAGTTCTTCAAGATTGCCCAGGATTCCACCGCGCCCTATGTTGCCGCTGGCCGCTTCAAGACGTTCGCCGCCGGGCAGTCGCCATTGCCGGGACTGGTCGAAGCAACCCTCGAAGCCGGGCATACGCCGGGCAGCACCACGTACCGCTTCACCTCGCAGCAGCAGAGCATCGTGTTCATGGGCGATCTGGTGCACAACCTCGCGGTGCAGTTCTTGCACCCGGAAGTCTCGATCGGTTTCGACGTCAACAGTCAGCAAGCGATCGCCAGTCGGCAGGCAGTGTTCAGTGCTGCGGCCGCGAGCAAGACCTGGGTGACGGCAGCGCATCTGCCGTTCCCGGGCATCGGCCACATCGCCGCCGAGGGCAAGCATTTCCAGTGGGTGCCGGTGGAGTACGGCCCTTACAAACGCGCGGCGAAAGTGCCGTTGATCGAGTAA
- a CDS encoding helix-turn-helix domain-containing protein yields MAYLQQTVALAPACEPRKNTTGGLSPQRERQIKQLILDRLGESLEVAELARACSLSRSHFSRAFKCSTGLSPQDWIRAQRLARAKLLIQHTDLSLTQISLECGFCDQAHFCHMFTRSEGINPFAWRCRVMGKPKNTAAQPAVF; encoded by the coding sequence ATGGCTTATCTACAGCAAACCGTCGCCCTCGCCCCTGCCTGCGAACCGCGGAAGAACACGACTGGCGGACTCAGTCCGCAGCGCGAACGCCAGATCAAACAGTTGATCCTCGATCGCTTGGGCGAAAGTCTCGAAGTGGCTGAACTGGCCCGCGCCTGCTCACTGTCACGCAGTCATTTCTCCCGTGCATTCAAATGCAGCACCGGCCTGTCGCCACAGGACTGGATCCGCGCCCAGCGCCTGGCCCGGGCCAAGTTGCTGATCCAGCACACCGACCTCAGCCTCACGCAAATCAGCCTGGAATGCGGCTTCTGCGATCAGGCGCACTTCTGCCACATGTTCACCCGCAGCGAGGGCATCAATCCCTTCGCCTGGCGCTGTCGAGTCATGGGCAAGCCGAAAAACACCGCAGCACAGCCTGCGGTGTTTTGA
- a CDS encoding ATP-binding protein — MSFSPNQAIAFGPYRIHPGQRLLLEGQQPLRLGRRAMDILLILLAHAGEVVSKQQLMAGVWPDSVVEDINLRVHMAALRKALGDGQNGQRYIVTVAQRGYSFVAPIVLDSIEQKPAMPVARHNLPLRRTRMIGRQPVIDHLIAQLPRRRCITLVGPGGIGKTTVALRVAEQLLDQYRDGIRLVDLAPIADPALIGSHLATLLDLSAPEGDAQAGLVDGLRERQILLVIDNCEHLIDAVAALSEQILRGAPKVHILATSRESLRAEGEFVQRLQSLECPSMSTPMEPAEALGFAALQLFVERATAARESFQLNRAELPQAIEICQRLDGIPLALELAAAQVSELGMDGLLKQLREGLPPLSAGHHSSAERHLTLRATMDWSFNLLNACEQTCLRRLGIFRGSFTLASAAAVVIGQQIDPGAVFTAVTQLVAKSLLSVEVGDEDVFYRLLDTTRHYALEKLEQANELSATRQRHAERCLTLMQQAQADWDNTPTVLWMERYARGLEDLRAALDWSLDGPGPEELGVQLAAASAPLWQELSLLRDYSRYVRRALSLLEASPADSLLPPCPRLQIALKLALGSASYHTWGGTPQTIQAFVDACRLAEEHGDLAGQLRAISGHMAVNLSCGHYRVALAQSEQFDRIGVHGEPLLSLSTHRLRVLALHYAGDQPQARVHAEQVLQRMAHSGHLNRFTHGFGVQYDQSVASLTVLARVLWLQGLPEQAWRAARQALDIAVQIDHGTSICYTLALASCLIAHYNGDAANARALLQLLLEQSQKHSVQLFNNWGRQYAQVIDPANAVPVPVQSSGLIREVMVTLDERFVDDALVERARTGDAGWSAAEILRARAVALVKGPEWPIREQARSHKGSVSGANSELCAVSCGSEPARKSARSDTAETREAEQTLQQALAIARSQGALAWELRSAMDLAQLWQRQSRYREALDLLSPLYRRFTEGYATPDLRKVRLLLDSLREQCPA; from the coding sequence TTGAGCTTTTCCCCGAATCAGGCCATTGCGTTTGGCCCCTATCGGATTCATCCCGGGCAACGATTGCTACTTGAAGGCCAACAGCCTCTGCGCCTGGGACGGCGGGCGATGGATATCCTCCTGATTTTGCTGGCCCACGCCGGTGAAGTGGTGAGCAAACAGCAATTGATGGCCGGCGTCTGGCCAGACAGCGTCGTCGAAGACATCAATCTGCGCGTGCACATGGCGGCCCTGCGCAAAGCGCTTGGCGACGGGCAGAACGGCCAGCGCTACATCGTCACCGTGGCGCAGCGCGGCTACAGTTTTGTCGCACCGATCGTGCTCGACAGCATCGAACAAAAACCGGCGATGCCCGTCGCCAGACACAACCTGCCGCTGCGTCGTACGCGAATGATTGGGCGCCAGCCCGTGATCGATCACCTGATCGCGCAACTGCCGCGCCGACGCTGCATCACGCTGGTCGGTCCCGGCGGCATCGGCAAGACCACCGTCGCCCTGCGCGTCGCCGAACAATTGCTCGACCAGTATCGCGACGGCATCCGCCTGGTGGACTTGGCGCCCATTGCCGATCCCGCGCTGATCGGCTCGCATCTGGCGACGCTGCTTGATCTGTCCGCGCCAGAAGGCGATGCGCAGGCTGGTCTGGTCGACGGCCTGCGAGAACGGCAAATATTGTTGGTGATCGACAACTGCGAGCACTTGATCGATGCGGTCGCCGCGCTCAGCGAGCAGATTCTGCGGGGGGCGCCAAAGGTGCATATCCTCGCCACCAGCCGCGAGAGCCTGCGCGCGGAGGGCGAATTCGTGCAGCGTCTGCAATCGCTCGAATGCCCGTCCATGTCGACGCCGATGGAGCCGGCCGAGGCGCTGGGCTTTGCTGCGCTGCAATTGTTTGTCGAGCGCGCGACCGCGGCGCGGGAAAGCTTTCAACTGAATCGCGCCGAGCTACCGCAGGCGATCGAAATCTGCCAGCGCCTGGACGGCATTCCGCTGGCGCTGGAACTGGCCGCCGCACAGGTCAGCGAATTGGGCATGGACGGATTGCTCAAGCAATTGCGCGAGGGTTTGCCGCCATTGTCGGCCGGACACCACAGCAGCGCCGAGCGCCACCTGACCCTGCGCGCAACGATGGACTGGAGCTTCAACCTGCTCAACGCCTGCGAGCAAACCTGTCTGCGGCGACTGGGAATTTTCCGCGGCAGCTTCACCCTCGCCTCGGCGGCAGCGGTGGTCATCGGCCAACAGATCGATCCCGGCGCGGTGTTCACCGCAGTCACGCAACTGGTGGCCAAATCCCTGCTGAGCGTCGAAGTGGGTGACGAAGATGTTTTCTACCGGTTGCTCGACACCACGCGCCACTACGCACTGGAAAAACTCGAACAGGCCAACGAGCTCAGCGCAACCCGCCAACGCCACGCCGAGCGCTGCCTGACACTGATGCAGCAGGCGCAGGCGGATTGGGACAATACTCCGACTGTATTGTGGATGGAGCGCTATGCCAGGGGGCTGGAGGATCTGCGCGCGGCGCTGGACTGGAGCCTCGACGGGCCGGGACCGGAGGAGCTGGGCGTGCAACTGGCAGCCGCGTCGGCACCGTTGTGGCAGGAGCTGTCGTTGCTGCGCGATTACAGCCGCTACGTGCGCCGGGCACTGAGTCTGCTGGAGGCTTCGCCAGCAGACTCGCTCCTGCCGCCCTGCCCTCGCCTGCAAATCGCCTTGAAACTGGCGCTCGGCAGCGCTAGCTATCACACCTGGGGCGGCACGCCACAAACCATCCAGGCCTTCGTCGACGCCTGCCGCTTAGCCGAAGAACACGGTGACTTGGCCGGGCAACTGCGTGCGATATCAGGGCATATGGCGGTCAATCTGAGTTGCGGGCATTACCGCGTGGCCTTGGCCCAGAGTGAGCAATTCGACCGCATCGGCGTGCACGGCGAGCCACTGCTGTCGCTGAGCACGCATCGCTTGCGCGTGCTGGCCCTGCATTACGCCGGCGACCAACCGCAGGCCCGCGTACATGCCGAGCAGGTGCTGCAACGCATGGCCCACAGCGGCCATCTCAATCGTTTCACCCATGGCTTTGGCGTGCAGTACGACCAGAGCGTCGCTTCACTGACGGTACTGGCCCGAGTGCTGTGGTTGCAGGGTTTGCCCGAGCAAGCCTGGCGCGCCGCACGACAGGCGCTGGATATTGCCGTGCAGATCGACCATGGCACATCGATCTGTTACACCCTGGCGCTGGCCAGTTGTCTGATCGCCCATTACAACGGCGACGCCGCCAACGCCCGCGCGCTGCTGCAGTTGCTGCTGGAACAATCGCAGAAGCACTCGGTGCAGCTGTTCAATAACTGGGGCCGGCAGTATGCGCAGGTGATCGATCCGGCTAATGCCGTGCCCGTACCAGTACAGAGCAGCGGTTTGATCCGGGAAGTGATGGTTACGCTGGATGAGCGCTTTGTCGATGATGCACTGGTGGAGCGGGCGCGCACCGGGGATGCGGGTTGGAGTGCAGCGGAAATACTGCGGGCGCGGGCGGTGGCATTAGTGAAGGGTCCAGAGTGGCCGATTCGCGAGCAGGCTCGCTCCCACAAGGGGTCGGTGTCGGGCGCAAATTCCGAGTTGTGCGCTGTTTCCTGTGGGAGCGAGCCTGCTCGCAAATCGGCCCGCTCAGACACCGCTGAAACCCGAGAAGCCGAACAAACCCTGCAACAAGCTCTGGCCATCGCCAGAAGCCAGGGCGCCCTCGCTTGGGAACTGCGCAGCGCCATGGACCTTGCTCAATTATGGCAACGCCAGTCCCGCTATCGCGAAGCTTTGGATTTGCTCAGCCCCCTCTACCGGCGCTTCACCGAAGGCTACGCCACCCCGGACTTGCGCAAGGTCCGCCTGCTACTCGACAGCCTGCGCGAGCAGTGTCCGGCCTGA